The Streptomyces sp. V3I7 genome segment CGACGTCACCATCCCCCTGTGGACGGCCCTGCTCGCCACCGCGGCGATCGGCGGGCTGTGCGGTGCGTACGTCACGAAGCGGCGCGGCGGCAGCGGCGTAGAGTGACGCGATGCCGAACGACGCCTCCCGCTTTCTCGCCGAGGGCCCCCGCGTGGGCATACGCCCCTTCACCTACGAGGACGGCCCGGAGTTCACCGCCCGCGCGCGCGAGAGCAAGGACCTGCACCACCCCTGGCTGACCCCGCCGACCACCGACGAGGCCTACACCGCGTACGCGGCACCGCTGATCGAGGACCCGGCACGGGCCGGGTTCCTGGTCTGCGAGAAGGACAGCGGGGCCCTGGCCGGCTACATCAACATCAACAACATCGTCCGGGGCGCCTTCCAGAGCGGCGCCCTCGGCTACGGGGCCTTCGCGCACGCCGCCGGACGCGGGTACATGCGCGAGGCCATGACCCTGGTGATCGGCCACGCCTTCGGGCCCATGGGGCTGCACCGGCTGGAGATCAACGTCCAGCCCGGCAACACCGCGTCCATCGCCCTCGCCCGCGGGGCCGGCTTCCGGCTGGAGGGCTACTCGCCCGACATGCTCTACATCGACGGGGCCTGGCGGGACCACGAACGGTGGGCGCTCACCGCCGAGATGACGGCTCACGGCCGACCTTCATGACCACCGGATACCGGCAGGCGGTATCCGGCACCTTTGCGGAATCCTGACTCGTAGCGCCCCTGGCCGGTTCCCCGGCGACCGGGTTCCATGGTCGTCGTGACGACGATCCGACGTGAGGTACTGACCCTGCCCACCGCGGAGTCGGGGCCCGACAACCCGCTGCCCCCGCTGCGGCCCCTCGACGAGGTCCACCGCCTCGACGACCGCGACAAGGCGGACCTGCCGCCCGACATGGCCCGCCAGGTCGACTACGCCCGCCTGCGCAGCCTGCTGCCCGCGCGCGTCCGCGACGGCTACGGCAGAACGCGCGCACCGCGGGCGATCGACGCCCTCGTGATCGAGAACGAGAGGCTGCGCGCCACCGTGCTGCCCGGCCTCGGCGGCCGCATCGCCTCCCTGGTTCACGTGCGGACCGGCCGTGAACTCCTCTACCGCAACCCGGTGCTGCAGCCCGCCAACTTCGCCCTGAACGGAGCCTGGTACTCCGGCGGCATCGAATGGAACATCGGCGCCACCGGCCACACCACCCTCTCCTGCTCCCCGCTGCATGCCGCCCTCGTCCCCGGCCCCGACGGCACCCCGATGATCCGCCTGTGGGAGTGGGAGCGGCTGCGCGACCTGCCCTTCCAGGTCGACCTGTGGCTGCCCGAGGGCTCCGACTTCCTCTACGCCGGCGTCCGCGTCCGCAACCCGCACGAGCGTCCCGTGCCCACCTACTGGTGGTCCAACATCGCCGTGCCCGAGGAGTGCCGGGTCCTTGCCCCGGCGTCGCGTGCCTGGCAGTTCGGCTACGAGCGCAGGCTGCGCCGGGTGCCCGTCCCGGCGTACGACGGCATCGACCGGACGTACCCGCTCAACAGCCCTTATGCCGCCGACTACTTCTATGAGGTGCCCGAGGGGCGGCGCCGCTGGATCGCCGCGCTCGACGCCGACGGGCACGGGCTCGTGCAGACCTCGACCGACGTGCTGCGCGGCCGCAAGCTGTTCGTGTGGGGCTCCGGGCCCGGTGGGCGGCGCTGGCAGCGGTGGCTCACCGAGCCCGGCACCGGCGGCTACTGCGAGATCCAGGCCGGCCTCGCCCGCACCCAGCTGGAGCACGTACGGCTGGAAGCGGAGAGCGAGGTGTCCTGGCTGGAGGCGTACGGCCCGCTGACCGCGCCCCCGGACGGCGAGTGGACCGAGGCCTTGCGCGGGGCGGAGGAGCGGCTCGACGCGGCCTTGCCGCGCGCGGAGGTCGACGCCGCCTACGCCGCCTGGAAGCCGTACGCCGACGCCGAACCCGGCGAGACGCTCGCCACCGGGTCCGGCTGGGGCGCGCTCGAAGTCCTGTACGGAGCACGGAAGTTGCCCGGCACCCCGTTCAGCGAGGCCACGCTCGACGCGGACCAGGCGCCATGGCGGGAGCTGCTGCGCTCCGGCACCCTGCCCGCCCCGCGCCGTCCCCGGCCGCCCGGCCCGACGCTGGTCGCCCCGCACTGGCGGGACATGCTGGAGACCGCCCCCGCCACCCCGCTCACCGAGTACCACCTCGGCGTCGCCCAGTGGCACGCGGGCGACCGGGCGCAGGCGGTGCGCAGTTGGGAACGGGCGCTGCGA includes the following:
- a CDS encoding GNAT family N-acetyltransferase, with product MPNDASRFLAEGPRVGIRPFTYEDGPEFTARARESKDLHHPWLTPPTTDEAYTAYAAPLIEDPARAGFLVCEKDSGALAGYININNIVRGAFQSGALGYGAFAHAAGRGYMREAMTLVIGHAFGPMGLHRLEINVQPGNTASIALARGAGFRLEGYSPDMLYIDGAWRDHERWALTAEMTAHGRPS
- a CDS encoding DUF5107 domain-containing protein; the protein is MVVVTTIRREVLTLPTAESGPDNPLPPLRPLDEVHRLDDRDKADLPPDMARQVDYARLRSLLPARVRDGYGRTRAPRAIDALVIENERLRATVLPGLGGRIASLVHVRTGRELLYRNPVLQPANFALNGAWYSGGIEWNIGATGHTTLSCSPLHAALVPGPDGTPMIRLWEWERLRDLPFQVDLWLPEGSDFLYAGVRVRNPHERPVPTYWWSNIAVPEECRVLAPASRAWQFGYERRLRRVPVPAYDGIDRTYPLNSPYAADYFYEVPEGRRRWIAALDADGHGLVQTSTDVLRGRKLFVWGSGPGGRRWQRWLTEPGTGGYCEIQAGLARTQLEHVRLEAESEVSWLEAYGPLTAPPDGEWTEALRGAEERLDAALPRAEVDAAYAAWKPYADAEPGETLATGSGWGALEVLYGARKLPGTPFSEATLDADQAPWRELLRSGTLPAPRRPRPPGPTLVAPHWRDMLETAPATPLTEYHLGVAQWHAGDRAQAVRSWERALRRASSRWPLLRCLAVADEESGHHERAADRYADAFDDLCRERGEALDEEPREAGDAWPAAAAALGREALETLLRLRRTEQARAVWDRLDPATRERGRFRLLEAELLLAEGRREEARAVFEDGFEVADLREGAETVSHLWARLGAGPLPASYDFRMRPAAP